CCTTTGATGAAACCCACGAGGCGATCGTCGTAGTGGAACCCAGCTTTCCATATGAGAGAGCCGTACCCGAACACCcacatcaccatctctctctctctctctctctctcagagttTCAGTTGCTGTTGCagatctctctgtctctctctctcagttgcAGTTGCAGTTGCAGTTGCAGATGCCAAAAGGGTAAATTTCTATTGGAAAGATCAGATTGTAATGTGGCCAATCCCGGTCGTTGCGCTAGCCTCGCAGAAAAACTTCGCGTAGAACAATCCGATGTTCCGTGGCGTGTCATGTCACTTTTAAGACATAAACGTGCGTGGTGGGGAATCCGGGCCCATCGTTTCCCACTCGCTCGATTTCCCGGTTCGGCCGGTTCTTTCATATGCCCCTAATTTTACCACACCTTCGCTACTTATCCTCGGCTCTATCATATGAAGTTTTGCTATCATTGAGTCAGTCAAATTGCGCATTGTtcgactttttatttttttattctttatttttattttcctacaTTCTATTGTTGAAAACAAACAAGTACCTCGACTTCTTTTTCAATAGAGTTAATATCAcggaaaatccaaaattgatacatttatgataaatcaaTCTCATACTAATTACATATGTgacatatttttcattaaattttattgttaaattgttAAGTTGGCTAACACATGATAATTGATGAGTGTATCGATTTTGGATTGGATCAATCAAATATTAGAtttgattcaatcttttataTACGTCCTATATTATATTTACACAGTTTTTGTACATTAGTAAAGGATGgaatagaatataaaaaaatcctcccgtttctcttccccttttacGGTCCTTCTAGTCTTCCTTTGCTTCTTGTCTTCTTTCAAATATGATTatcatgacatgacaaattcttctttatttttggtattaagGTGTCAAGTGACAGAGTCCCCATTCAATGTAACCTTTCACTTGCACTCGTCTAAGAGATTTGGTTCCATCTTACATGTCCGTGACTTGAAATTTACAGAGTTTTTGTACATTAGTAAAGGATGGAATAGAATATAAAAAATCCTCCCAAAAgtttctcttccccttttacGGTCCTTCTAGTCTTCCTTTGCTTCTTGTCTTCTTTCAAATATGATTatcatgacatgacaaattcttctttatttttggtattaagGTGTCAAGTGACAGAGTCCCCATTCAATGTAACCTTTCACTTGCACTCGTCTAAGAGATTTGGTTCCATCTTACATGTCCGTGACTTGAACtgcataaataaatatatattgaacCCGTGACTCTATACGATCGTTCAATATTCTCAACGCTTGCCATCTTTAGGATAGCCTGAAGCTCTAAGAAATTAACAAAGATGTGGTGGTCCAACCACCAAATTTCATGTTTTGGCTGCAAACTTGGTCATACTCTAGCAATTCCCATTAGTGCCTTACATTGAAAAACTAGAGCAGATTGGAACTATGTATACATCTAAGAGAACCTTAAATCATATTCTGATATCACCATTTTCAACAGCAAACCCATCTGCCACTGAAACCGGTGGCTTCTGGGTTTCAGCTTTTGGTTCGACGCATTCTTGCGACGGGGCCGAGTAGTCCTTGGCTTTGCCCCATACCACCGAATAGAGACCGATTGCGATGACGATTCCTCCGATGATGCTGCTCCTCCGATGGACCAGGATTCGGTGCACAAATCAGTATAGAAATGAAATATCCCAAGAATGGATTTGAATCTGGATGCTGGAAATCAAGAAGAGTAGAGAGAAAGAGGGCATTACCTTCCGAGATAAAGCTGTTCGGACAAGATGAGGGAACCGAGGGCGGCGACGATGACCATGCAGAGAGGATTGAAGGCCGTGACGAACACGGGACCCCTGGTCTTCATCACGATCCCTTGCACGTAGTATGTGACCCCGGAGCTAACTACGCCCTGGCACGGCGGAAGATATAAGTCAACTCGATTTTGAATGAAAGATTTTTCCGTGTGCAGAGAGGCGCTTGCGACTTACGGTGTAAACCGAAGCAAGAAGCCGAGAGTCCCACCCGACTCTCCACGCGGCCGGGTGACGCTCCGCCACGAGCGCCACCGCCGCACTCTGCATCGCCCCCATCAAGCATATCAAGGATGACAGCGACAGCTCTGCAGGGTACTTCTTCACCGTGATAGACTGAGAAATTGattagaggaaagaagaagaagaagaagaagaagaagaagaagatggagaaagaaCGATCTTAAGTCTCGATTTATGTCATTTCTGGATGATTCGACTCGAATTCTGAGAAGAGCATGGAGACTTACTTGGACTATGAAGAAGGCGGACCAGGCACAACAGCCGATCAAGATGAAAAGCGTGCCGGAGACCCAATGCTTGTCGGACGGCTCGGTGCCGGTTCCGCTTGGGGCCGTGTTGGTGGCCCGAATCAGGTGGAACGAAGGTCCTTTGTACAGTGTCATCACCAATGCTCCGAGGAACGTCACGATCGTCCCGACGACCTTCGCAATCCCACGCGCCTCCTTGATTTTGAGTCGCTCTAATCTAATCAATCAGGACAAGATATTGCCAATTCTTGCTTATGTAAGATCCAATTTTAATCAGGCTTCACACTTGCATAGTAAAAGATCTTAATTAGGTGATCTGAGATTGAACACCAAAAATTATCTCACCGGAGCATCACGGCCATGACAAAGGTGACTGATGGAACTGCGTTCATGATGGCCGATGCGAACGCTGCTGACGTGTATGTTATCCCCAGATACGAAAAGTTCTGATCAAGGATCGGCCTGCAATGTGCATAGTTGCATAATCACCTAACTTTAGTTTGCATTATCTTTTCTAACCTTGAAGCCTGAGTGCAGCAGTTCGATTATAGGAGGCCCATGGAACATTTTGCAAGTCACAAGAACCGGTTAAGTCCAGGGTTTTGTTGGCATGCACAAGTAACTTGACTTTAATATGCATTTTACCTATGCCATATTAAAGTCCTTAGGCGATGGATGAAATTGGTCGATTTAATTTCGGCAAATTACAAGATTTTTCCAAAACTTACTCGAGAAATCCCAACACAATGATCTGGAAGAAAATCGTGAATGTCATCTTCGGTCTGATCTTCCTGTCATGGATAAACAAGATTGTCAACGTCTTGTTGTATCGCACCTTTGGCTCAGCCCATTTGAAAGGCAAGAATCTTTCAAAAGTAAAACCATGGCGTAGATTCATAACCCTTCCACAAGCTTGAGTAAAACAAAACTTTATAATTTCTCGACGATCGACTAATGAGTGAATTACCGTTAAATTGCCTCCGAACCGTTAAATTTGAGAGCATCCTCTACTCATGAAGAACATATGACAGAAtattcatgaattatatttttcGAGATTACTCACGTGCTCAAATGCCCACTTTTTAATATGTCTATGACTTGCCggttttgaaattgaatttatgaTGTACCTAGCATTGCTTTTGAACTCTCCACCTCCCCCGTGCACCAAGGATGCTTGTTTGGAACTAGTCAGTAAAAGCAAAATGCAGAGGAAAATCTTTGGATGCACGAGTGGATATACATATACAGGTACTAGTATGGAGAGAGAAGGGACCTTTCAAGGACGAGAGCAAAGGGAGCAAGGACCAAAGCAGCAATGGCGTTGCGATACACGATGAGGACGTATCGGCTCATGCCGTTCTTTAGGGTTTGCGCGCTTATCACGTACATCCCGGCCGAGCCGAACTGTAGACCTACCATTAGCAAGTATGGCTTCACCTTATTAAACACTCCACAACACACGCTCATGCTCTCGccgcccatctctctctctctctctctctctctttctcacacacacacacacgcacataGTTGCAGTTGCAGATGCCAAAGGGGTATTTCTATCGGAAAGAGCAGATTGCAATGTAGCTAGTCCCGTCTTTGCCTTAGCCTCGGAGGATAACTTCGCGTAGAACAATCTGATGTTCCGTGGCATTTTGTCTCACTTTTATGACATTGACGTGTTTAAGGAATCCGGGCCCATCATTTCCAACTCGCTTGAGTTCCAGGTTCGGCCGGTTCTTTCTTATGCCCCTAACTTTACCATACTTTTGCTACTTAGGGACTATTTGATAACCATCTAAACAAGccttgattttgatttttttgttcccgagagtagttttgaaatataatcgtgtttggtaaaatttttattctccggaacaaatttctatttttttgttcccagaagtagatttggaatagaattaagaataaaaaaaaagttgattcttgttcctaggaacaaatctaagaatcaagcaattttcttcttcttattttttccttttcttcttcttcatctaccgccACTACCGTGGTTGTTGTCTGTTGCCCACCGCCGTCGGTCGCCGGCAATCGATCCGGctagctcgccggaggcaagccctgCCACCGGTGAGGCTAGGCGTGTCTCATtggtggctaggcgggccttgCCCAGCCCTAGTGAGGTTACTTGGCCACTGGTGAGGCTCGGCTGACGAGGGCCgcctcggcgagggtcggcgatgctccaatgaggtcaccggccctcgtcggtTGGTCGCCGATCATCCCAAGGCCGATGACTGGctaccttgaagaagaagaagaagaagaagaagaagaagaaaaaaagaaggggaggaagaaaggaaaaaaaaaaaaaaagaaaaaaaacaaggaagaaattaataaaattatttaaaaaataaaaaaatgatttgaagtatgaatttaaattttgctatttatagaatacatatttaatttcgtattttaatttattatttagtatttatatttatagtttatactataatttattatttactatttatttGATTAGTTATTATGTTTATTACTtagtaaaaatataattaatcaatagaatttctataatttgataaaattttagaattataatagaaattttatgtagttaccaaacacatttatgttctttttctatttcagaatcagaaattttgtataactACCAAATGCTttcttttattcagaaattgttcttgggaatataataaaaaaagaatcgttttttattagaatttgtTCCTGCGAATGcaatcgttatcaaacgcgctCTTATCCTCCACTATATCGTATGAAGTTTGCCATCATCGAGTCAATCAAATTGCGTACATTTGACGatttctcttttatcttctcACATATTAGtgtaaaaaacaaaacaagtaccttcacttctttttcatttgggttaatattatgaaaaatcacaaatttatcccatgctaattttttgaccactaaaaacctTAAATGAGtattattgttaaattttaccatcaaattactTAGTTGGATGTCATTTGACAATTGACGAGTataccaatttgtgattttatcctTCATTTTTTGAAGATATACAATTTGTGGTTTTCGTGATAAACATAAATTAacgaatgataaatttgtcacaaatgtactagtttgagatttttggtagtgAAAAGATTAGTTCGAGATTTGtcacatttatattattttaaagtatctagtaataaaaaaataaattaatttgagataaattgtcataaatgtattaatttagagtttttcgtgatattaactcttttattttgacaataattACATGATCCCCGCCCCTAATTGATGATGGTGTGCCATGCTGACCTGGAGAGACAAAGTAACACCCACGTCAGAAGTGTCGCCGGTGTGGTGGTCTTCATCAACCAGAATTAGGGAATAAATGCGAAAAGTAGTCTCCACATATTTTACGGTTGCGTGAGAGACTGAACGGGACAAAACGATTTTCTTTCATTGAAAAGGGAACGCcatcttctttaattttataGAAGTCTtttgatttaaatattttcttcgaCCGGTCCACTTTGTGTACACCAAGtattgaaaaattcgaaaacttttttctttcgaaagtTATTTTGATGAAAACGAACGGAACCTCGATGATTATTATGACATTACAAATGGTCCTACTTTTTTTGTGTTCAGGTGTCGAGTGAGGGAGTCTCCATTCAGCGTAACCTTTCACCTGCGCTCATCTAAAAGATTTGGTTCCATCTTATATATTTGttgttaaaatatgtaatatattttattattctaaatatgattCCAATATTATATTCCCAATAAATACCCAATCAATTCCCTATATAAATTCCAATTATTGCCCAATTTTATTACCCACGTGTATTAAGTGATATTTGTCCGTTATTACATTGCCATAATGGTCTTGATGGGAGATACCGGTAACGTAACCAACGGAATAAAAACATTAGGTCATCTGGTTCAAACCCTTACGATACAGAAAAACACACCATCAGGTTTTGTGAAGGGGATTGACTAGTAGAACAGACGTGTATTTTCTATATTGCGATCCTCGTGCTGTGTGGATCCATCAAAGATTTTGAGGTTTCCCACTTCTAGATTTCATCAATGGCTAGAGGTAAGTTGATATTTATGTTTCCGCTATTCGATCCCGAATTTTGTATGAATTTACCTAGAATGGACAAATCGGGATCTCCAAGTTTTGTTTATATGCAATCTCTAatagttggtatcagagcccttaTTTGCAATCTCTGCCTTGGTGAaacttttggaatttatttttattgtattataTGTGGGTAAATTTCGGATTTGTATATGGCTTGGATCGGAATTGAGAATTCCGACCAAATTCGGGCCACCCACCATGCGATAATGGATCTGAATGATCATACCGCCATTAGGAAGAgaaacccctaatttttttgacatatTACTGATCGTCGAAGGTTAATCGAGCGGTGAAATTTTGGTGGTTAGGGTTTTATAGGGCAAATTGTTTTTTGGCTTAATTCTGGTCCATACATGGTCGTTTTTTGCCGGATCTTGAATCTATTCGTTTGTCCCGACGTTCTCTTCGAAACCCATCAACCAATTTGGTCGGACATGGGCTGTGGGAGGAGACCCAGACGGCGGAACAGAGGTGGTCACGGTGGAAGAAGTGGCGGAAGAGAGCTCGAAAGAAGACCTCGCACGCGCCCGAGAGCAGTAGcaggcgcgtgcaacgcacgcgcccgAAGGGCTGCAGCGGGCACGTGTGACGCACGCGCCCGAGAAGCTGAAGCGGGCGCATGTGGTTTCTCAATTATGCCCCTTCGCCTTTAGGAAAATTGCGATTCTGCTCTTGCCtgcaaaattctcaattttgccCCTCCGCCTTTATGAAAATTGCGATTTTGCCCTTGCCCGCACAAAATTCCGATTTTGCCCCACTGGGGTGTGTAAACTTACAATTTTGCCCTTTTGGGCGTGAAATTCATGTTTTACCCcttaaaagtaaaattccaaTTCTGGCATTGCGTGCCAAATTCCAGTTTTACTCCTTTTTTCACGTGATTTTACTGTTCTACCCTAAGGTGCAATTCtatgaataaaattaaatgtctagtgattcgtatatatttaattaattaaggattagccacagcatctttgattatattaaattatatacattaagAGCCTTTGGATCACATATAGTTAAAGACAATAATTGTAATTATtcacattaatattatgaattttatcccacagaattttcaatatattaatgtgattaattaggatgaaatattattttatctttcttaatttacccacaagGATTAAGGAAgggaatataatttgatagtttcatcatgaagtaattatgaatcaatttaaattagaaacttaaCCCACAGGTAGTTTTtgatgttatgtgattcatattttaaaacatgttttacattggtaaaatatgatttaagtTTATTTGCCTCAAATATATTGATACATAAGTTTCCTTTGATTATAATGCAGTTTTACCACCTACGATTAGTTCTGGTATAATTGTTCCCGAGCTTATGAGAAATAACTTTAAAGAATGGAGAGAATTAGTTCTTCTCCAATTGGGGTGCATGGATCTTGATTATGCTCTTAGGTCAGACGAACCACCTGAACCTACTGAGAGTAGTACTCATGCTGAGCATACTCATTATGCTCAATGAGAGCGGTCCAACCGTCTCATTGTGATGTACATAAAGACAAAACTCTCGCTAGCATTCGTGGTTTGGTCATTCAAATAAACAATGCCAATGAATTGCTTGAAAGCCATTAATGCACAATTTGAGTCTTTAGAGAAGGTGCATGCCATGACCCTAATTATGAAGTTCTCATCATTGAAGTTTACCAGTGTaagaggtgtgcgtgagcacatcatgaagatgaGGGACATTGCAGCTTAGCTGAAGAATCTTGAGGTTGGGATATCAGAATCCTTTTTCGTATACTATATCCTAAATACTCTCCCACAAGAGTATGCTCCcttcaagatctcttacaacacacataacactaaatggtcaattaatgaacccatgaccatgtgtgttcaagaggaagagaggctactaatggagaaaggagaaagTGCTCTTATGGCAACACGGGATAAGTATAAAGGGCAAGGCAAGCAAAAGGGGAAGGGTAAGGGTAAGATGCCTCTACCTCCCCAAGCTGGCATTAAGAAGGAATCCAAGTGCTTCTTCTGTAAAAAGAAGGGGCACATGAAGAAAGATTGCGCCAAATTTAAGGCGTGGCTCCAAAAGAAAGGTAACCAACTCACATGTGTATGTTATGAAACTAATATGGTTGATGTgagtcacaacacttggtggattgattctagTTCTACAATCCACATTTCGAATTCCTTGCAGGGTTTTCAGAACCAGCGGAAAccagtgggaagtgaacaagGCATCTATTCAGGAAACAAGATGCGCTCGCGTGTGGAAGCTATTGTGACATGCAGATTAGTTCTCAGTAGTggttttgttttacttttggaaaagaccttttatattcctagtttttctaggaatttaatttcagtttcaagacttgtacctttgggatactcttttgaattttcagatttaacattcaatttatcgtataaatctgaaattgttgggagtggtATTTTGTCTGACGGTCtctttcgaattaatttacaagacaatacCGTTAATAATGCGATGCACGTTCATGATAATGCTGGGATaaaacgatgtgttgtgaatGAGAATTCCTCTATATTGTGGCACCGGAGGTTGTGACATATCTCCATGGATAGAATTAAAAGActagtaaatgatggagtacttaATACTCTAGATTTTACTGATTATGACACTTGTGTGGACTGTATAAAGGGAAAACAGACcaacaagtcaaagaaaggtGCTAAGAGGAGTacataaatattagaaatcatacatacatatatttgTAGTCTAGATATGGACTCAAATGGTCAGAGatacttcatttctttcatagaTGATTCTTCACGATTCATGTATCTCTACTTGCTTCGTAATAAGCACGAAGCACTGGATGCCCTTAAGGTATTTAAAATcgaagtagagaaacaatgcgacaagcaaattaagatcgtgagatcggatagaggtggagaatactatggtagatacactgaagatggacaagcacctggTCCATTTGCGAAGTTTCTTGAAGAGCATGGGATTATTGCCCAATACACTATGCCTGGTTCACCGGATCAAAATGGTGTCGCAGAAAGAAGAAACCGAACATTATTGGACATGGTGCGGAGTATGCTTAGCAActccaaacttcctaagttTTTGTGGAATGAGGCTCTTAAAACGGCTATCTACATATTAAACCAAGTTCCAACCAAGGCTGTTCCAAGAACGCcttttgaattattcaaaggTTGGAAACCGAGTTTGCGACATTTACGTGTTTGGGGATGCCCATCTGAGGTAAGAGTCTACAATCCACAGGAAAATAAGTTAGATCCAAGGACTATAAGTGGGTATTTCGTTGGATATGCCGAAAAGTCCAAAGGATACAgattttattgtccatctcacaccactaggtttgtggaatcaagaaatgctaaatttcttgaaaatgatctgaTTAGTGGGAGCGATCAATTCAAGGACTTTATCCCTGAAGAAGATCATT
The window above is part of the Eucalyptus grandis isolate ANBG69807.140 chromosome 6, ASM1654582v1, whole genome shotgun sequence genome. Proteins encoded here:
- the LOC104450947 gene encoding WAT1-related protein At4g08290 yields the protein MGGESMSVCCGVFNKVKPYLLMVGLQFGSAGMYVISAQTLKNGMSRYVLIVYRNAIAALVLAPFALVLERKIRPKMTFTIFFQIIVLGFLEPILDQNFSYLGITYTSAAFASAIMNAVPSVTFVMAVMLRLERLKIKEARGIAKVVGTIVTFLGALVMTLYKGPSFHLIRATNTAPSGTGTEPSDKHWVSGTLFILIGCCAWSAFFIVQSITVKKYPAELSLSSLICLMGAMQSAAVALVAERHPAAWRVGWDSRLLASVYTGVVSSGVTYYVQGIVMKTRGPVFVTAFNPLCMVIVAALGSLILSEQLYLGSIIGGIVIAIGLYSVVWGKAKDYSAPSQECVEPKAETQKPPVSVADGFAVENGDIRI